In the genome of Arabidopsis thaliana chromosome 4, partial sequence, the window aaaaaccaaaccacactagttaagttcttatatgtatatatttgtatagttTTGGAAATAAGGTGAGTGACTTTTGTTTAATATAGTGAACAACACATTAATGTGATAAAGACATTTTACCAACACAGTGAATGCTTTGAATTAGtactaaaaataatcaaacgaAATATGCCAAAAGGTTGCAATGAATAGAAAACATGTACACTTTCAATCGTTCTCACGCTTCTCATCCTTACACAGCTTATCCACTTCATTGATATGTCCAATCTCTTGGGAATAACCATCGACATACATTTGTCAAACATTGGTTGGATTATCGAGTAAAATTCTAGAAATATACCAAGGATCGAATTTGAATGCATATGTCTTGTCAGCAAAGCATTACACCCATGCGACACTTACAAATGGCGAACATTTTCGCATCTTTTTAGTAGATTATCAAATATGACGACAGATCCTAACAACTATGATATGAATAAAATTACTAGTTATTAGAAAAGTTGAGAACCATGAACGAGTCTGTTAATAGCTTTTATATCACAATTCACAGCtataaattgattaatatagtatttcatttcatttcatttccaAAGTgctaaaatccaaaaccctagtGTTGTTTAGACCCAAGAAGTCATAACCAATGCTACTACTAATGTCGGTTGAAGAATAACTGCTGCTACTACTGTCCTCTGTTTGACATTTCACATTATTACAGCTACACTCCTTGCCGTTCCCGAATCCAAAACGGCACGCACTGCACCTATACTTCACTCTCCCAAACCTTAGGTTCCTCTCATCATGGAGCTTGTCTTGCCATGGTGGACTGATCCTAAGCTCAAGATTCAAGTCCAGACATCTTTCTTCAACAACTGAGTACTCAACTCTCTTTTGAATTCTCTCGTCCCCGAAATTTGCTATTTTCTCCAGCTGAGgaccaaaagagagaatcttgACAAGAGGGTCCTCTGTTTTACTAGAATCAGACGAATCTTGAGAAGTTTTGGTCTCGTTGATAGGTCGATGAGTCGCCGGATCAATCCCTTTTCTTAATAGCTTCCTCTTAACATGTGTGTTCCAGTAATTCTTAATCTCGTTATCTGTTCTTCCTGGTAATCTCGTCGCAATAAGAGACCACctgatagaagaaaaaaaaaacagagtttaaaaaacagagctttttaACATAACAGAGgatagtaaaaaaaacagaggagttGTTTTGTGACTCACTTGTTACCGAGAAGGCTATGTAGTTTGATGAtgagatcatcttcttcgagGGTGAAGTTACCCCTCTTGAGATCAGGTCGGAGATAGTTAATCCATCGGAGACGACAGCTTTTTCCGCAACGTTGAAGACCGGCGGATCTAGGAAGAGAACGCCAACAACCTTCACCGTGAGCTTTGATGTAAGAGATGAGCttatcgtcttcttccttagtCCAAGCTCCTTTGTTTGTGTGGTCTTTCTCACAGCAAGGAGACCTtcccatctttcttcttctgattcttgtGATGAAGAAATTAGGGCTTTATGGAGAGACggtttgagaaagagagagagagagagaggttggAAGAGGAAGGTGAAGCCTAATTTGTTTCTAGAAGAGAGTTGGTAAGACACGTTTGAAGGAGTGGCTAGTGGGCTCcgttctcttttttctttttaatctaagattaaattgtgtttttgtttgtttgtatcaAAACTAGAAACTGCAACATTCACACGATCGTGTTCGCAGTTTCAATGAGAAAACGCTATATGgcttttatggttttttcaAACCTGAGTCTAGTTGTCTACTTATTTACTTATTAGCCTAGTTGTAGGTGTGAAACCATAATTATGAATGGCGACATGCGTTTTGTTGGTGATTTTAGCAATAGAAACTGTGATCAATATTTCACATTTCCTAAAGAAACTTTTCAAactttaccaaatttaatcatattatatttaaGTAGTTAGATAGGTGAAAATTTGGttcatcttgtttttttctatattttagtttcattaataacgtaagaaaaaaaaaatcatcgaGTTTGTTCGATATGATTTTATATCgcaaataataaatttgtttgagCTAGGgttgtaaaaacaaaagtagagGATATATTTACATTAAAGTAAATAGTTataaggattttgtttttggacaAAGTTGGATGGTTTCGTACTGCAACGAatttaattcaaattatggaCATTTATGTTACAATggaaaatagtatatatttgcCATAGTGAGTTTGGTAAGGAGGTTGTAAAGGGCATCCAAATGACCAAATTAAGTATATTCAAATCAGTATAAAGATAAATTCGTTAGAatttctaaagaaaaaaggagaacATGTtagtttgataatttttttggttaatcaAAAGTTTGGAGGATTAATCTAGAAGACACAAACAAGGTTGGTTTTGAGGGAAagttaatttcatttttgggTACGGTTTGGTGTAGATTTGGCTGCAATATGGGGAGTGGTTCGTGACCTTCCACTTTATCCTACTTCCTTTAAGAAGTGTTAAAACATATCTCAACAAATCGTTTCGTATATATAAGAACTATTCAGATAATGTATCAAccgtttaaattttaatatccaTTTTCTCTTCACCAAAGTAGTGAGATATAGCATTATATAAGTAAAACCTACATCCTATACTAATATTTAGCTACGCGCTATATGATAATTACTTGTGAGTAATTAACACAAAATCAGGAGTTCCTACAATCGGTGAAACCTCACGTGGAGTTTGTAATGTAATGAAAATGGAGAGTGCATTTCTACctgctttctccttcttccattAATGATTTGCCCTAACACGTGACCTTTTTACTTTCTCAACTACCATTTTACCAATCTCTTAATTAATTCCTTATCTTCTTTTCCATCAATTCAAGGTTTCTTATTTATCGTAACGACCAACTAattcttagaaaaaaatcatagtttCTTGAGAAACGCTTTTCGTAAGCTAGCTTATCATTTGAATTGATATCTATGAATTTATCCGACGTATCTATGTTCTTGACAAGTTACAAAGACCATGGCCTACAAAATATTCAAGAATTTTGCTGTCATCACGAGCTAATTAAGCTAATATcagtatatatgaaaatacgACGACTCTAAGAAAAACATTCGTGAAATGCTTTTGTAAATAGGTAAGGGGATATTTTGAAATAAGTATCGATAAAAACATATCGAATAATGATTGTggtttttattcttgtttggAGTTCTTTATTTGGAAAAGGGAAAAAGCTTTATTGGTGAAAGTTTGTTTGATACCTGAAAGACAATCTTAAAAGAGTTTGGTAGATTTCATGGTGTACATTTACTCTGAACTCCTACCGacatatttgtatatttaataacgaagaaaatagaaatggGATAGAATTGACATGTGATTTGTTATCTACACACACACCaaacaaatcttaaaaaaataggTACATTATACGACTTTTAGAATGTATACAAAGTGCAACATGTAACATATATTTcctaattattaaaaatgtatggtttatttatttaaactacttacaagttacaaaacCTTCGTTCTTGCCAAATTTAGAAGACATgcgtttctttcttttagtttcttatATAAGTTATTGTTAGGTGATTTCACATTCTGTTAAAATACAGTACACTTCTTTTACGTAACAACAATTCTTTTATGTCAACTTGAATAAAGCTATTTGCTACTTTGCGTCCATTACATGTCATCCCGAGCCTATATTTAGGTAACTGGCAACCAACATCatatattatcttctttaatGAAAATacgaaagcaaaaaaaaatttaattttaatttcttagtAGAAGTTTCCTACCTAACTAAACCTACCACTACCAGGTTAGGTCAAGTTTCAGGTTATGTCCCCACTTTGGTAGATATCGACcgatctttgtttctttcttttttctttttctttggtacTAATTAATAAGTGAAACGAACATTGCAATGAACAAATATCGCAAAAATGAATCACGGACCCAAAATATTgactttttaacttttttactACTAAACAGTAGAATCGTGGATTCAAAGAGTTTAGAATCTTGTAGCAGCAAAATAGATTCGATAGACGATTAATAGTTTCTTTAATACCCAAATAAGAGCATCGTTGCTTCGTGTTTTACTTCCTATTTCGTTTACTTCATCCTCTTCCGGATCTCGTAAAAGTAACCAAATGCCACAACCGCAGCAGCAACTGCAACCCCGAACGCACTCTGTGCCAGAATCGTGCTGTCTGCAACTGCTTTGCCTGCTGAGGAGTTTGGGTTGAAACCAAGCTCAGAGAGTTTCTTGTGCGAT includes:
- the MYB32 gene encoding myb domain protein 32 (myb domain protein 32 (MYB32); CONTAINS InterPro DOMAIN/s: SANT, DNA-binding (InterPro:IPR001005), Homeodomain-like (InterPro:IPR009057), Myb, DNA-binding (InterPro:IPR014778), HTH transcriptional regulator, Myb-type, DNA-binding (InterPro:IPR017930), Homeodomain-related (InterPro:IPR012287), Myb transcription factor (InterPro:IPR015495); BEST Arabidopsis thaliana protein match is: myb domain protein 7 (TAIR:AT2G16720.1); Has 9023 Blast hits to 8385 proteins in 476 species: Archae - 0; Bacteria - 0; Metazoa - 680; Fungi - 473; Plants - 6077; Viruses - 3; Other Eukaryotes - 1790 (source: NCBI BLink).), with protein sequence MGRSPCCEKDHTNKGAWTKEEDDKLISYIKAHGEGCWRSLPRSAGLQRCGKSCRLRWINYLRPDLKRGNFTLEEDDLIIKLHSLLGNKWSLIATRLPGRTDNEIKNYWNTHVKRKLLRKGIDPATHRPINETKTSQDSSDSSKTEDPLVKILSFGPQLEKIANFGDERIQKRVEYSVVEERCLDLNLELRISPPWQDKLHDERNLRFGRVKYRCSACRFGFGNGKECSCNNVKCQTEDSSSSSYSSTDISSSIGYDFLGLNNTRVLDFSTLEMK